A genomic window from Diospyros lotus cultivar Yz01 chromosome 2, ASM1463336v1, whole genome shotgun sequence includes:
- the LOC127794103 gene encoding lysM domain receptor-like kinase 3: protein MNLGTKSFWFVLILLVQSQSLILRTSSASFSAPLNCTDTNRLCSSFLAFKPRPDQTLAVIQSMFDVLPGDVTAEGNSRDYVFVRKNCSCAPAMKKYVTNTTYTVPQNGGSVYDMVVEAYDGLAFLPNSSRSARAGAVVSLHLLCGCSSGLWNYLMSYVFRDGDTVESLASRFGVSMDSIETVNGIASPDNVTIGALYYIPLNSVPGEPYSIENNIPPAPVPVPSVESVTENHVNHKSHVPYGWIVGSLGFGLALIILVIVLFFSLRSSRCFSETQGSGGKNLDQKISHKFHILRNTSFCCASGRYICGKSGDIKHTNGESSDHQINIPKVISNDVFEMEKPVVFTFEEILSSTDGFSDSNLLGHGTYGSVYYGLLRDQEVAIKRMTATKTKEFMAEMKVLCKVHHTNLVELIGYAASEDELFLIYEYAQKGSLRSHLHDPTSKGHPSLSWILRLQIALDTARGLEYIHEHTKPHYVHRDIKTSNILLDGAFQAKISDFGLAKLVGKTTEGEASATRVVGTFGYLAPEYLRDGLATTKSDVYAFGVVLFEIISGKEAIAQTEGIVMKNPGRRSLASIMLAALRNSPDSMTMSSLKDHIDPNLMDLYPHDCLFKVAMLAKQCVDEDPILRPDMKQVVISLSQILLSSVEWEATLAGNSQVFSGLVQGR, encoded by the exons ATGAATCTCGGGACGAAATCTTTCTGGTTTGTTCTGATTCTCCTTGTTCAGTCGCAATCTCTGATACTACGCACTTCTTCTGCTTCGTTCTCCGCTCCGCTGAACTGTACGGATACCAACAGGCTGTGCTCGTCGTTCTTGGCCTTCAAGCCGAGACCGGACCAAACCCTCGCGGTGATTCAGAGCATGTTCGACGTCTTGCCGGGGGACGTCACCGCGGAAGGCAACAGCAGGGACTACGTGTTCGTTCGCAAGAACTGTTCCTGCGCTCCGGCTATGAAGAAGTATGTGACCAACACCACGTACACTGTGCCGCAAAATGGCGGATCTGTGTATGATATGGTGGTGGAGGCTTATGATGGATTGGCCTTTTTGCCGAATTCCTCCCGTTCGGCTCGGGCAGGGGCGGTGGTGTCGTTGCACTTGCTCTGCGGTTGTTCGAGCGGGCTGTGGAATTACTTGATGAGCTATGTGTTCAGGGATGGGGATACCGTTGAGTCCTTAGCGAGTAGATTTGGGGTTAGTATGGATAGTATTGAGACTGTGAATGGGATTGCTAGTCCTGATAATGTGACCATTGGTGCACTCTACTATATTCCGCTGAATTCAG TTCCTGGCGAGCCATATTCTATAGAGAATAACATCCCTCCAGCTCCTGTTCCTGTGCCATCTGTTGAAAGTGTTACAG AAAATCATGTGAATCATAAGTCTCATGTGCCATATGGGTGGATCGTCGGAAGTTTGGGATTTGGTTTGGCGCTGATCATTCTAGTTATagttctttttttctctttaagatCTTCAAGGTGCTTCTCTGAAACCCAGGGATCTGGAGGGAAAAATCTTGATCAGAAAATCTCTCATAAGTTCCATATTCTTCGTAACACAAGCTTCTGTTGTGCTTCTGGGAGGTACATCTGTGGCAAGTCTGGAGATATCAAGCATACTAATGGAGAATCTAGTGACCACCAGATAAATATTCCAAAAG TTATCAGCAATGATGTTTTTGAGATGGAGAAACCTGTGGTTTTCACCTTTGAGGAAATTTTATCTTCTACTGATGGCTTTTCCGATTCAAATCTTCTGGGTCATGGAACTTATGGCTCTGTGTATTATGGCCTTCTCCGAGACCAG GAAGTTGCAATCAAAAGAATGACTGCTACAAAGACCAAGGAATTTATGGCAGAAATGAAAGTTCTTTGCAAGGTTCATCATACAAATTTG GTAGAATTGATTGGTTATGCAGCAAGTGAGGATGAGCTCTTCCTCATTTATGAATATGCCCAGAAGGGTTCACTTAGAAGCCATTTACATGATCCTACGAGCAAGG GTCATCCTTCACTTTCTTGGATCTTGAGGCTTCAGATTGCACTTGATACTGCTAGAGGTCTGGAGTACATCCATGAGCATACTAAACCTCATTATGTGCATCGAGATATTAAGACCAGCAACATCTTACTTGATGGTGCCTTTCAAGCAAAG ATTTCAGATTTTGGGCTGGCAAAACTTGTTGGAAAAACTACTGAAGGAGAAGCTTCAGCAACAAGAGTTGTTGGAACTTTTGGTTATTTGGCTCCAGA ATATTTGCGGGATGGTCTTGCAACAACAAAAAGTGATGTCTATGCATTTGGTGTTGTTCTTTTTGAGATTATATCAGGAAAGGAAGCCATAGCGCAAACAGAAGGCATTGTGATGAAAAATCCTGGAAGGCGTTCATTGGCTTCCATT ATGTTAGCAGCTCTCAGGAATTCACCTGACTCTATGACTATGTCAAGCTTGAAAGATCACATTGATCCTAACCTTATGGATCTCTACCCCCATGACTGTCTTTTCAAG GTGGCCATGTTGGCAAAGCAATGCGTTGATGAAGATCCCATTTTGCGGCCAGACATGAAGCAAGTTGTGATATCCTTGTCCCAGATCCTTCTATCATCTGTCGAGTGGGAAGCAACTCTTGCCGGGAATAGTCAAGTATTCAGTGGTCTTGTTCAGGGAAGATAG